Proteins from a genomic interval of Candidatus Neomarinimicrobiota bacterium:
- a CDS encoding DUF1343 domain-containing protein translates to MKRKSILLIPTLFILLTAQSQRNHHVLTGLDNLLENRTTLLSGKHIGIVTNQTGLDRKGVPIWERIKAVALFSPEHGLFGEVSDGESVTYDEPAESLPTIFSLYGKTRKPTPEMLEGIDLLLYDIQDVGARCYTFITTMGLVMEAAGEAGVPVVVLDRPNPLTGDRISGPTLEENYQSFVGYYPIPLQYGLTPGELARMIVGEEWIDSSPSLEVIPLISWERDQWYDETDLAWVRPSPNIPDVTTAILYPGMVLLEATNVSEGRGTPHPFRWVGAPWIDGEELSDQMNNLNLPGVRFRPVEFTSRHLPGVASHPKYEGIKCEGIETNLIDRGSFESVETGIALLLVLSKLYPGEFQIRSARLKR, encoded by the coding sequence ATGAAACGAAAGAGTATTCTTCTGATCCCCACCCTATTCATTCTCCTCACCGCCCAATCTCAGAGGAACCATCACGTGCTCACAGGACTTGACAACCTCCTCGAAAACCGTACAACACTCCTCTCCGGGAAACACATTGGAATCGTCACAAATCAGACAGGCCTTGACCGCAAAGGTGTACCGATATGGGAGAGGATTAAAGCTGTCGCGCTCTTTTCACCGGAGCATGGCCTTTTTGGCGAAGTTTCCGACGGAGAGTCGGTGACCTACGATGAACCTGCAGAGTCTTTACCTACAATCTTCAGCCTCTATGGAAAAACGCGAAAACCAACCCCTGAAATGCTGGAAGGGATCGATCTTCTCCTTTACGATATCCAGGATGTTGGTGCGAGGTGCTATACCTTCATCACGACCATGGGTCTTGTGATGGAAGCTGCCGGTGAGGCGGGGGTTCCGGTGGTTGTTCTCGACCGACCGAACCCTTTGACCGGCGATCGAATCAGTGGACCGACTCTCGAGGAGAACTACCAGTCTTTTGTGGGCTACTACCCTATTCCGCTGCAATACGGACTCACCCCGGGAGAACTGGCCAGAATGATCGTTGGGGAAGAATGGATTGATTCCAGCCCATCTCTTGAGGTAATCCCTCTAATCTCCTGGGAAAGAGATCAATGGTACGATGAAACCGATCTCGCCTGGGTTCGGCCGTCTCCGAATATTCCCGATGTAACTACGGCTATACTCTACCCGGGAATGGTCCTCCTGGAGGCGACAAACGTTTCTGAGGGACGGGGCACGCCCCATCCGTTCCGTTGGGTGGGAGCTCCCTGGATCGATGGTGAAGAGCTCTCGGATCAGATGAACAATCTTAACCTTCCCGGTGTACGATTCAGGCCGGTTGAGTTTACATCGAGACATCTTCCCGGTGTTGCCAGTCACCCCAAGTATGAGGGGATAAAGTGTGAGGGAATCGAGACGAATTTGATCGACCGAGGTTCCTTTGAAAGTGTGGAAACGGGAATCGCCCTGCTTCTGGTTCTCAGCAAACTTTATCCCGGTGAATTTCAGATCCGGTCGGCTAGACTCAAGCGC
- the serA gene encoding phosphoglycerate dehydrogenase, which yields MKVLVTDPIDEFGIAILRDSGIDVATVSFENREELLRILPEADGWILRSGTTVTADLLEKAERLKVIGRAGVGVDNIDLKAATHRGVVVMNTPGVNTVSAAEHSIALTLTLLRNVHKGYASLREGRWDRHLLVGRELQNKTLGVVGLGKVGTAVIKRLRPFGMTVLGYDPYVKMDRYELDYLEFVDLDDLCKRSDIVTLHIPATETTRRMFDINRLKTMRSSAVIINCARGGIIVEEDLRKALDEGIIAGAAVDVFEDEPAKGSPLLSARNILFTPHLGASTTEAKAGVTKAVCQQVRNFLIDGSAENAVNLPISDLSLLDTLQPHLDLAEKLGSIQQQLVPGAAEKITVETQGTLTEVKLVTLGFLKGFLEKIHGSTVNIVNAAAVAESHGIQVQETYSHGESDYANVVSTTVTSGDYSLKMKGSLFSDKHPRVIYYDGFHVDVNPKGNMLIVHNKDVPGVVGKVGTFLGNSGINIAGYQLSRKSDSKLAFGLIRLDEPLGEEALGKLARMEEIISVRQLIL from the coding sequence GTGAAAGTACTAGTCACTGATCCCATCGATGAATTCGGGATAGCCATTCTTCGTGACTCCGGAATCGATGTCGCCACTGTTTCTTTTGAGAATCGCGAAGAATTGCTGAGGATTCTTCCCGAAGCTGACGGGTGGATATTGAGGAGTGGGACCACGGTTACGGCAGATCTACTCGAAAAGGCCGAGAGGTTGAAGGTAATAGGCCGGGCGGGAGTCGGCGTCGACAACATTGATCTGAAAGCGGCAACCCATCGCGGCGTGGTGGTAATGAATACACCTGGGGTGAATACTGTATCGGCGGCTGAACACTCGATTGCACTCACCCTCACTCTTCTGAGAAACGTTCACAAAGGTTACGCTTCCCTGAGAGAAGGGAGGTGGGATCGACACCTTTTGGTGGGAAGGGAACTTCAGAATAAGACACTGGGAGTCGTGGGATTGGGAAAGGTGGGCACGGCGGTTATCAAGCGTCTTCGTCCATTCGGGATGACGGTCTTGGGATACGACCCGTATGTCAAAATGGATCGATACGAACTGGACTACCTGGAATTTGTTGACTTGGATGATCTGTGCAAAAGGAGCGACATTGTGACACTTCATATTCCGGCCACAGAGACGACGCGGAGAATGTTCGACATCAACCGGCTGAAAACCATGAGATCCTCTGCCGTCATCATCAATTGTGCCAGGGGCGGGATTATTGTGGAAGAGGATCTAAGGAAGGCTCTTGACGAGGGAATCATTGCAGGTGCCGCGGTGGACGTTTTCGAAGACGAGCCAGCAAAAGGGAGTCCCCTTCTTTCAGCCAGGAACATTCTCTTCACTCCCCATCTGGGAGCTTCAACAACGGAGGCGAAGGCCGGGGTTACGAAGGCAGTATGCCAGCAGGTACGGAATTTCCTGATTGATGGCTCAGCAGAAAATGCGGTCAACCTTCCCATTTCGGATCTGTCTCTTTTGGACACTCTTCAGCCCCATCTGGATCTAGCGGAGAAACTTGGCAGCATCCAACAGCAGTTGGTGCCGGGAGCGGCCGAAAAGATCACAGTGGAAACGCAAGGTACGCTGACGGAAGTGAAACTGGTCACCCTCGGCTTTCTAAAAGGATTTCTGGAGAAAATCCACGGCAGCACTGTCAACATTGTCAATGCAGCCGCAGTCGCCGAATCTCACGGCATACAGGTCCAGGAAACTTACAGCCACGGTGAAAGTGATTATGCCAACGTCGTGTCCACGACGGTGACTTCGGGAGACTATTCCCTGAAAATGAAAGGGAGTCTCTTCTCCGACAAACATCCCAGAGTTATCTACTACGACGGGTTTCACGTGGACGTCAACCCCAAGGGAAATATGCTTATCGTTCATAACAAAGATGTCCCCGGCGTAGTGGGAAAGGTGGGGACGTTCCTTGGCAACAGCGGGATCAACATCGCCGGATATCAATTGAGCCGGAAAAGCGACTCAAAGCTGGCCTTTGGGTTGATACGGCTGGATGAGCCCTTAGGTGAGGAGGCTCTGGGCAAACTTGCCCGCATGGAGGAAATCATCAGCGTCCGCCAACTGATCCTATAG
- a CDS encoding alanine--glyoxylate aminotransferase family protein, with protein MNRGQRAKLFIPGPTHVHDEVLRTMSEYPIGHRSEEFSELFDEIVQGIRKTLFTDSRVYLGTCSATGLMEAAVRNTVTRRCANFICGAFSKRWHEITRSCGIPCDPFEVDPGCSIKPETVRNALESNRYDTITIVHNETSTGVANPLEEIAETAHHFDDVLLLVDMVSSMASVKVEVDKLGIDVALASVQKGWALPPGFALCSVSERAFDASSRVSNKGYYFDFRVMDEFARKSQTPTTPSIPHMYALRTQLRRIFDEGLENRFRRHNLMAERVRQWARKNFRLFAEKGFESDTVTCIDNTRKFEVSDLLARLLEKGYLISGGYGPLKERTFRIAHMGDIQLTEIDELLDAIDETIEEIER; from the coding sequence ATGAACAGGGGGCAAAGGGCAAAGCTCTTCATTCCGGGTCCCACACATGTTCACGACGAGGTGCTTCGGACCATGAGTGAATACCCAATAGGTCACCGGTCTGAGGAATTCTCAGAACTGTTTGACGAAATAGTCCAGGGAATCCGGAAAACCCTGTTCACAGATTCCAGGGTATATCTTGGCACCTGTTCGGCAACGGGATTGATGGAGGCCGCCGTACGGAATACAGTGACCAGGCGGTGCGCCAATTTTATCTGCGGTGCCTTTTCGAAGCGGTGGCATGAAATAACCCGCTCCTGCGGCATTCCGTGTGACCCATTCGAAGTGGACCCCGGATGCAGCATCAAGCCCGAGACAGTTCGGAATGCCCTCGAATCCAACCGTTATGACACCATCACAATCGTGCACAACGAGACATCCACGGGAGTGGCAAATCCTTTGGAGGAGATCGCCGAGACGGCACACCATTTCGATGATGTTCTTCTGTTGGTTGACATGGTGAGTTCCATGGCCAGTGTGAAAGTAGAAGTGGACAAACTTGGTATCGACGTGGCCCTTGCCAGCGTGCAGAAAGGGTGGGCTCTTCCTCCGGGGTTCGCACTCTGCTCTGTTTCCGAGAGAGCCTTTGATGCGAGCTCCCGAGTGTCGAATAAAGGGTACTATTTCGATTTTCGGGTCATGGATGAATTTGCCAGGAAGTCCCAGACTCCCACCACACCCTCAATTCCTCATATGTACGCCCTTCGAACACAGCTGAGGCGCATTTTCGACGAGGGACTCGAAAACCGTTTTCGAAGACACAACCTTATGGCAGAGCGCGTGAGGCAGTGGGCGCGCAAGAATTTCCGTCTGTTCGCGGAAAAAGGCTTCGAGTCGGATACTGTAACGTGCATCGACAATACGAGAAAATTTGAGGTGTCAGACTTGCTTGCGAGACTCCTGGAGAAAGGTTATCTGATATCTGGAGGCTACGGTCCCCTGAAAGAGAGAACATTTCGCATCGCTCACATGGGGGACATTCAGTTGACCGAGATTGACGAACTGCTGGACGCTATAGATGAGACCATCGAGGAAATTGAGCGGTGA